A genomic segment from Pseudopipra pipra isolate bDixPip1 chromosome 14, bDixPip1.hap1, whole genome shotgun sequence encodes:
- the SPATA2L gene encoding spermatogenesis-associated protein 2-like protein: MRQEHRQEYGQEFRQEFHQEYRRCLEQEFGPAGPCPDPAVAERLRQRLRREPALLGALQEDGPALLARGLRGQPDPELALRGLAGAFRLLELAALNLYLFPWRREFGTIQVSPAVVGGCSGGLLTPPAMPPLSLQTFSGAFVHLLRPALPEGDLLRSLGRLGYEQRDQHRLAVARLPSGPVLIAAAAGFLCCRLECEILGELALQLQPRQPCAEELLEARHRARDGQSCLELLRDPGMQCGAAADCIDLYRDTLDIPEDMGGEDTAPPALWRDPQDVPMRGWGHCNEPEPVGSAEPDTSHLFLEQEFAGGSRSPQVLGEPQDCPQDAPELPCYQLHSCLRRGTLPSYCCSTCRQLHTGGCATGRACRSRHHGQELRGERQQRLWLQRTELDMLLADGSGPHS; this comes from the coding sequence ATGcggcaggagcacaggcaggagtaCGGGCAGGAGTTCCGGCAGGAGTTCCACCAGGAGTACCGGCGGTGCCTGGAGCAGGAAttcggccccgccgggccctgCCCGGACCCCGCGGTGGCGGAGCGGCTGCGGCAGCGGCTGCGGCGGGAGCCGGCGCTGCTCGGGGCCCTGCAAGAGGACGGCCCGGCCCTGCTggcccgggggctgcggggccagCCCGACCCTGAGCTGGCGCTGCGGGGCCTGGCTGGCGCCTTCcggctgctggagctggcagcCCTCAACCTCTACCTCTTCCCGTGGCGCCGGGAGTTTGGCACCATCCAGGTGAGCCCCGCGGTGGTGGGGGGATGCTCTGGGGGTCTCCTGACACCTCCAGCCATGCCCCCGCTTTCCCTGCAGACCTTCTCCGGCGCCTTTGTGCACCTGCTGCGCCCGGCGCTTCCCGAGGGCGACCTGCTGCGGAGTCTGGGCCGCCTGGGCTACGAGCAGCGGGACCAGCACCGCCTGGCTGTGGCCCGGCTGCCCTCGGGGCCGGTGCTGATTGCAGCCGCTGCTGGATTCCTGTGCTGCCGGCTGGAGTGCGAGATCCTGGGGGAGCTGGcgctgcagctgcagccacgCCAGCCCTGCGccgaggagctgctggaggcacGGCACCGGGCCAGGgatgggcagagctgcctggagctgctgcggGACCCGGGGATGCAGTGTGGGGCGGCTGCTGACTGCATAGATCTGTACCGGGACACACTGGACATCCCCGAGGACATGGGGGGCGAGGacacagcccccccagcactgTGGAGGGACCCTCAGGACGTGCCCATGAGGGGCTGGGGACACTGCAATGAGCCGGAGcctgtgggcagtgctgagccagACACCTCTCACCTCTTCCTGGAGCAGGAGTTTGCAGGGGGCAGCAGAAGCCCCCAagtgctgggggagccccaGGATTGCCCCCAGGATGCCCCGGAGCTGCCTTGCTACCAGCTGCACTCGTGCCTGCGCCGGGGCACGCTGCCCTCGTactgctgcagcacctgccgGCAGCTGCACACAGGGGGCTGTGCCACAGGCCGTGCCTGCCGCAGCCGGCACCACGGGCAAGAGCTGCGCGGGGAGCGCCAGCAGCGGCTCTGGCTGCAGCGCACGGAGCTGGACATGCTGCTGGCCGATGGCTCTGGACCCCACTCCTAA